The following DNA comes from Hordeum vulgare subsp. vulgare chromosome 3H, MorexV3_pseudomolecules_assembly, whole genome shotgun sequence.
CAGGTTTATAGTTGCTGAATCGAGGGAAACAATTGAAATATGTGTTAAATTGATTAATTTGATTGAAATAACTGAAAGCTGTGGGCAGGTTTATGAGCTATAGTTGTTTATGTAGCAATGAAAAGTGATTTTTTTAAATGTCTGAATGAATATAGGACTTGTCTAAATCTCATTATTTCAATCAACTGAAATATGTGTTAGTTGGTGATGAAACTGGGAAATATAACTCAAATGTGTGTTAAATgttttttcaaattgatgaaaATTATCATTAAAATAAGTGAAATGTGGATGaatgtttattttattttattttttgtgggaaaactttcaacctattcacttTCAATCATGGTAGTACAACGAACAAGAAGAATAATATAAAATACATCCAGATTCATATACCACCTAGTGCCGACTACAAGCACCGAAGCGAGCCGAATGCAcgtcgtcatcatcgcccctccctcGCTGGAGCAGGGCAGAACTTATTGCAATAGATAGTCGTGGAAGTCGTCGTGCAAAGACCCCATAGGACCAACGCTCCAGAACAGCAACCGTCGTCGATGAAGAGTAGCGTAGATCGGAAGGATCTAACCCAAAGACACACAAACGTAGATGAATGACAACCAAATTCAAACAGATCCGCCAACGATAGATCCACCGAAGGCACATCTCCACACACCCACCGACAATGCTAGACGCATCACCAGAATAGGGGCTAGGCGAGGAGGACATTATTCCATCTCCAGAAAGGTGCCGTCGTCTCGCTTTCCTGAACATGACACAAACCGTAACAAAAAATAAGGAAACATGTAAAAAGGAAGACCTCCCGTCGACAAGGGCCGAGATCCACCGCGTTTCCATGGTCCTAAGGCCGCCGGAGACAAGGTGGACCAGCGGCGCTGACAGGAGGCGAAGGGTCCCTAAGTTTattacggaagaggaggaggacggcggTGCATGAATGTTTATGACTAATAGCATGTCTTTATTAAAAAattgaaaagtgaatgaagaaatATAAAAGATTTAAATTAAAAAATCTCAACAAAGATCGGATGGCAATGAGCCCATCATTTGTGTTGCTCATTTTGATACAGTTTTGAAACCACAATTAAATTTACGTGTACTTCCATAATAAATAAAGTTTAGAACACATTGCATTACCTCTATCTAATTAGCATTCCTTCATACTATTTTTATGTGTATGGGCAATGTGAATGTTTCGTTGTTTTTCTTTACGGAGAATCTTAATTAACTTTTTGGTCTGCCAAAATATGATGTCGACAAGAACACGTGCGAGAATGTTGGGTACAAATAAACCACTAATGCTGTAAAGTTTGTCTAGGCCAGTTGCCCACCGAATTTTACTCTGAGCAGGAGAGAAGTGCTAGTCTAGTCAATTTCTGCTGGCCCTCCTTTCGCTCGGCCGCCGCACTCCACATAGACAGCGACGAGGGTGCGGGAGTTCGGCGCCTATATATACAAGAGACAAGAGAAAGAGCAATCTCGTCGGATAGTGGGCCCCACATGGCGTGGACTAGATATGATTCCTTTCTGAGCGCAACTTGTGACGCGTTGGATCAGCATACTTTGTCTACGCACACTGGTCGCACACACTGGTCGTACAAATCTACATCCAAAAACAAATTCAAATGTCACTTCCTAATCATATTTCATTCAACCGAATTTCTTTTCTGAAGTTGAGCGAAATAATCAGAATATATGTTAATTCTCTTCTAGAAGCTGAAATATATCTAAAATAATTGAAAGTTGTGAGACTATTTATGAACTATACCTGGAAACGTTTTTAATGGATGAAAAGCGAGCAAGGTTTTGAAAAAAGTTACAAGAAAAAACATGATACTTTAAGTATCATTTTCAGTTGTATTTCAGCCATTCAAAAATGTgtcaaatattttttttaaacttagatAATTAATAGAAATATGTGTTAATGTATTCATAATTAATAaaagtataactgaaataatagaAGGTTGTGTGATGTTAATGAACTAACAGTTGTGAACTTGAAACAAAAAAAAGTCAATGAGAAAAAAAATAGGACTAGTTTAAATTTCATCGTTTCGAACATTTCTCTATCAGCAACTAAAACATGTGGTTAATAATTTCTGAATCGAGGGAAACAATTGAAATATGTGTTAAATTGATTAATTTGATTGAAATAACTGAAAGGTGTGGGCAGGTTTATGAGCTATAGTTGTTTATGTAGCAATGAAAAGTGATTTTTTTAAATGTCTGAATGAATACAGGACTTGTCTAAATCTCATTATTTCAATCAATTGAAATATGTGTTAATTGTTGATGAAACTGAGAAATATAGCTCAAatgtattttaatttttttacttGATGAAAATCATGATTAAAGTAAGTGAAATGTGCATGAatgtttatttattattttttgcAAGAAAACTTTCAATCTATCCATCTTCAATCATGATAGTGTAATGAATATAAAAATTAATAAAAGTTACATCCGAATTCATAGACCTACTAGCAACGACTACAAGCacataagtgttggggaacgttgcatgagaaacaaaaatttcctacgcacacgaaaatcTCTCATGgtcatgttcatctacgagaggagattagatctacgtacccatgtagatcactaggtgggaagcgttaagaaacgcggttgatatagtggtacagcttcgtgattcaaattaccgtcgtcccacgatccattccgatctagcgccgaacggacgacacctccgcattccgcacacgtacagctcgatgacgatctcggccttcttgatccagcaagagagacggagaagtagatgagttctccggcagcgtgacggtgcgccggtgttggtgatgatctattctaaaggaagaactacgaggtgtaggctcCGTAAAAATCTAATCTAaaagaagaactacgaggtgtaggtttgagttgcacgtggctaagttgtctcaaacagccctaaacctcaagtatatataggaggatccaaggggtggggcaagcccttagATAGCCGGccaagaaggcctccttgggtcggccgacttgggaagggaggagtccttctccaatcccacttggattaggactccttctttattttcccacctctttcagATTTTTTACTTTTTTCTCATGAGCttttcttggatgactttgtcagcccattataccttattgtgcatccaataaacccacgtggaccccttggggcgtggtgggcccatccagtgcgccctcggaacccattcgtcactccctgtacaCTACCGGCAACGCCCGAAAacattccggaatccaaacaccaacttcctataactCAACTCAACTCAACATTctggaaaacctcgtgacgtccgtgatctcatccgggactccgaacaaccttcggtcaccaacacatataactcaactaaactaaaacgtcaccgaaccttaagtgtgcacaccctgcgggttcgagaactatgtagacatgacccgagacactccccggtcaatatccaatagcgggacctggatgtccatattggatccttcatattctacgaagatcttatcggttgaacctctgtgcaaaggattcatataatcccgtataacattccctttgtccttcggtatgttacttgcccgagatttgatcgtcattaTCCCTAtatctattttaatctcgttaccggtaaatctcttttactcgttctgtaacacaagatcccgtgacttacacttgagtcacattgcttgcaaggcttgtatgtgatgttgtattaccgagtgggccccgagatacctctccgtcacacggagtgacaaatcccggtcttgatccatgccaactcaacgaacaccttcagagatacctgtagagcacctctatagtcaccagtgacgttatgacgtttgatacacacaaggtattcctccggtgtcagtgagttacatgatctcatggtcataggaatgaatacttgacacgcagaaaacaataacaacaaaatgacacgatcacatgctacattcatagtttgggtctagtccatcaaatgattctcctaatgatgcgatcctgttatcaagagacaacacttgtctatggtcaggaaaccttgaccatctttcatcaacgagctagtcaactagaagcttacTAGAGACagagttttgtctatgtatccacacatgtatttgagtttccaatcaatacaattatagcatggataataaacgattgtcacgaacaaagaaataataataataactaatttatcattgcctctagggcatatttccaacacgaagcTAGCCAAATGCGCGTCGCCATCATCGCCCCTCCCGCGTTAGAGTTGGGCAAAAGTTATGGTAACAAACAGTCAGGAAGTCGTCGTGCTAAGGCTTCATAAGGCCAACGCTCGAGAATAGAAATCGCCGCCGATGAAGAGTATCGTAGATCGGAAGGATCTAACCCAAAGACACACACGCGTAGATGAACGAGAACCAAATTTGAGTAGATCCACCAACGACAGATCAACCACACGCACATCTCACACACCCACTCACTATGCTAGATTCATATGAGAATGGGGGCTAGACAAGGAAAAATCTATTCCATTTTCTGGAAGCTGTCGCCATCTCATTTTTTTTAACATGACACAAAGCCTAACAATAAGTGAGAAAACATATAAAAACAAAAGCCCTCCACCGACAAGGACCGGGATCCACTACGACCCCATGTCCTTGAGGCCATAGGAGACGAGCCCGCTAGCGGCTACGCCGATGAAAGGCGAAGGGACCCaatgtttcttaaggaagaggagGGGGACAATGGTGCATGCATGTTTATGACTAATAGCAAGTCCTTATTAGAAAaatgaaaagtgaatgaagaaatATAAAATGTTTAGAGCAAGCCAAACGCAGCGAAccattttgtccgtttgggtcatcCGGACGCAAAAGTTGACCCAACGGGATGACCCAAACGGACGTCCGTGTCCGCCTGCTGTCCATTTATTGTCCATTTGATCCAAATCTAGGCAAATATGGGAACAAATGGGTACGAAGCGGACAGAAGCGGACGCTCTCATCGACCGCTGTCGTCTGCTCATGTCCACCCCTGGTCCCACTTATCAATGATTGCGCCCGAGCTGGCGTCTGCCTCCACAACGACCGCGAGGAGGACCGAGGCCACATGTGCAAGTGGCCGCTGTGCTTACTGGCGAGCCCCCCCTGCGCAGGCCGCCGCCGCGCTTGCTAGGGGGATCTCCGTCGCCGAGCCCCGGCGCAGGCCGCCTCCGCCACACTTGCTGGGGAGGTCTTCGCCGCCGCGCTCACTCTAGGCCCTCCTCGCCGCTTCGACCGGGCGCCCCCACATCCTCCTTCTAATCGGCCCCGTGCGAGGGACAAACCGTTGGGTGCTGCAGAGCAAGTGACGCCGAGAAGAATACAACTTTAGCCGAGGCGAGATTATTTTCTGTTTCCACGGTGAGATCGGATGGCAATGAGCCCATCAGCAATGTTGCTCATTTTGAGGATAGAAAACATTTCCATTCAAGGTCatcttaattattatttttgggcCATGCCAAAACATGACGTCGACAAGAACACGTGCGAGAATGTTGGATACAAATAAACTAATGTTTTAAAGTTTCTCCAGTCAGTTGCCCACCGAATTTTACTCTGAAGTGCCAGTCTCTAGTCTAGTCAATTTCTGCTGGCCCTCCCTTTTGCTCCGCCGCCGCACATCGGAAGTGAATCGAGAGCCAGAGTTAGTCGGCACCCACACGAGAGAAAGAACAATGTGGTGGCGTTGCAGTCGGCCCCACACATCTTGGACTGTATGGGGCCTCCTTTCTGACCGCACCTTGTTTGATCAGGTTGACGCGTAAGATGGTTTGTCTAGGCACATTGCATTTGCATGCATATCTTCCCGTGTACTCATGCACACCAGTCACCGCTGAACCCCACCACTATATAATGAGACGCAGACGCGTCCACCCAGACACCCACACCCACTTCCACATCCGCAAATAACTCCACGCACGCTCGCTCCTGTATACATCTCCCGATCTCCGTCCATTTCTGTCcaagcacgcacgcacgcacgcacgcaaatATGGCACGGGTGCTCCTCCTCGCCCTGGCCGCCACGCTCGCCGCGCAGGCGTCGTCCAAGGCCCTTCCGGTTCTCGCTCCGGTCACCAAggacgccgccacctccctctacACAATCCCCTTCCACGACGGCGCCAACCTCGTCCTCGACGTCGCCGGCCCGCTCGTCTGGTCCACGTGCGACGGCGGCCAGCGGCCGCCGCCGGCTGAGATCACCTGCAGCAGCCCCACCTGCCTCCTCGCCAACGCCTACCCCGCCCCGGGCTGCCCCGCGCCCAGCTGCGGCAGCGACAGGCACGACAAGCCCTGCACGGCGTACCCGTCCAACCCGGTCACCGGCGCGTGCGCCGCGGGGAGCCTCTTCCGCGCGAGGCTCGTGGCCAACACCACCGACGGGAACCGCCCGGTGAGCGCGGTGACCGTCGGGGTCCTTGCGGCGTGCGCGCCGACGAAGCTGCTCGCGTCGCTGCCCCGCGGCTCCACGGGCGTGGCCGGGCTCGCGGGCTCCGGCCTGGCGCTGCCGGCGCAGGTGGCGTCCGCGCAGAAGGTCTCCCATCGGTTCCTCCTCTGCCTCCCCACGGGCGGCGCCGGCGTGGCCATCCTCGGCGGCGGCCCGCTCCCGTGGCCGCAGTTCACGCAGTCCATGGCCTACACCCCGCTCGTCGCCAAGCAGGGCAGCCCCGCGCACTACGTCTCGGGCACGTCCATCAGAGTCGAGGACACCCGCGTCCCCGTCCCGGACCGCGCGCTCGCCACCGGCGGCGTGATGCTCAGCACGAGGCTGCCCTACGTCTTGCTCCGCCGCGACGTGTACCGCCCGGTGGTGGACGCGTTCACCAAGGCCCTGGCGGCGCAGCATGCCAACGGAGCGCCCGCGGCGCGCGCCGTGGACCCCGTGGCGCCGTTCGGGCTGTGCTACGACGCCAAGACGCTGGGCAACAACCTCGGCGGGTACTCGGTGCCCAACGTGGTGCTGGCGCTCGACGGCGGGGGTGAATGGGCGATGACCGGGAAGAACTCGATGGTGGACGTCAAGCCGGGGACGGCGTGCGTTGCGTTCGTGGAGATGGAGGCCGGCGACGGCGGGGCGCCGGCGGTGATCCTCGGAGGGGCCCAGATGGAGGACTTCGTGCTCGACTTCGACATGGAGAAGAAGCGGCTCGGGTTTATCAGGCTGCCGCACTTTACGGGTTGCGGCAACTTGAACTTTTAGAAAAAACGCTAGCGCCCGGTTTTATGAATAAAATCGTTTGTAATACGTAATAACAATAATCCTGTTCATCGGGGGTGTATTCTTAGAGTACTGCATGTGATAAATAAGTTCTTTTGGACATTATAGATAAAATGCATAGTACGTAAATCATTTGGACATTCAAGACCAAACTTCATTAGTTGGCCATGATTTTTTATTCATTTGTTGGCGACTGCGTGCGTGCATAGCCGTCCGGGAGAGAGTGCCTCCGAAAACCATGTTTCTGGAGAACCCAGCGTGCAATAAGCTTTTCCTAAAGTGTATCAGCACGACTGCTTGCTCAAGTTCAACACCCTTCCCTTTGTCCGCTATAGTAGACGACCACTTCGCTTTGTTGACCATGGCCAGAGATGCTATTTGACTAGAGATTAGTGGAAATTTATCTAATTTCCTCGCATTACCAAACCGGAACGTATTTTCACTAGCACAGTGACCGCATAGCGCAGTGGATTAGCGCGTCTGACTTCGGATCAGAAGGTCGTGGGTTCGACTCCCACTGTGGTCGTACTGCTCTTTTAccatttatatttttttcttacTTCCTTTTGCcatctatttttttcttgttaTTGTGTCAATAATCGTATTTCCTTTTGccatctattttttttcttgttcttgtatcAAAGGTCGTATTTCCTTTTGCCGTCTattttgtgtcttcttcttcTGTCAAAAGGTCGTATTTCCTTTTCGCCatctattttcttcttcttcttctgtcaaACTGCTCTTCAAACTCCGGCAAAAAATCCTGAAACTTCAGGAcaacagtacaccaagacaactcTTATTAGACCACGGTTTATACCATATTTTTCTTCAACAATTTTACTTAGGCAAGACATGCAAAAATCACAAAATAAAATACACACATAACCAACTTGCAGCAACTAACAAAACAACAAACCAACCCGTGGTTTGTTGTTATTGTGTCAAAGGTCGTATTTCCTTTTGCCATCTACTTTTTTCTTGTTCTTATATCAAAGGTCGTATTTCCTTTTGCCGTCTattttgtgtcttcttcttcTGTCAAAGGTCGTATTTCCTTTCGCCatctattttcttcttcttcttcttcttcttgtgtcaAACTTCTCTTCAAACTCCGGCAACAAACCCTGAAACTTCAGGACAACAGTACACCAAGACAGCTCTTATTAGACCCCGGTTTGTAACATATTTTTCTTCAACAATTTGATTTGGACAAGACATGCAAAaatcacaaaataaaataagcacataacCAACTTGCAGCAACTAACAAAACAACAAATCAACCCGTGATTGAATGGATAGAGGAAATGTGTTATTCCCGACCCATCAGGATTTGAATCCTGATGTTCGCATTTATTTTAGGATTTCCGGCGATGCACATCCAGTTAGGGGAGATGTTTCCGCCGATGACGAGGTGTCTATGATGACTTCGTAAATTTCAAGATGATATACCGACTCAGTCTCTAGAAGGTCCACATAAGGTAGGGTGTGCATGTGTGCATTCATAAGGGTGAGTGTATGCGCGTTTATATAAGCGCTTGCGTCTCTATTGTATTAAAAAAAGGCAACTGCCAAAACATTACCGTAGCACTGGATTTCCGGGCCTGTTTGGTTCCCAACCTAAGGTTGTTACGCCTAACCTTAGTCATGCCATAACATTTAGTCATGTGTTTGGTATATTGTCACACTTTTCTAATTATACGGTTCACGTGTCATAGACTTAATTTTTTGTTAAATGCCATCATACTTGTAATGGTCATTTTGTTAGCCATACTTTCTGTGGCAGCCACACTTTATCTAAGGTTGGTTATGAcaaaaggtaatcatgaactataCAGGCCCTTCATTAAACTTCAGGATCGGCCAAATGGCTGGTTTATCAAGTTCAGACATCAGAGTAAGGACGTACACGGTTCCAATCACCCGTTATGCCTGTGTTGCCGTATGAGTCCTAAAGATTGCTAAATATGAAGTATGAGAAGTGAGATACCATAAGGCGGATCAGCTGGCAAATATTTCAGGAGCAGAGCAAAACGGCTTGGTAACAATAGCATcaacacaaccaatagttcaaAAGGTTATTGAAACAAGAGTATCTTTGATGGACCCACATAATAGTCACTTCTGATCAACACAAAAAGAAGAAATCAGCAGCCTCATACTTGATACAATTCATAGTTTTAGACAAGAGCATATCTTCTGCTCAAGTTGTCATTGTTTCTCTTTGAATTAAAGTAAGCCTAAGCAGCCCCCCACCCTTCTCTCCCGGCGCACGTCAAACTGCACTCCCCTTCACTCTTTGTACTCCTACCTTGACATCTTGTGAGCCGTGTTCTTCTGGATTTTGAACAACTTGATTCTTGTGGTAAGcctgcactagtggggacagggcctatagccccggcccgtaaggggctttagtcccggttcaccaaccgggactaaaggggcgggactaaaggcctaacctttagtgccCGCCCTGTTCCAAgcagggaccaaaggtgctccacgtcggtgcctcggagcgccctcaggggcaggccctttagtcccgggtcttaacacggaccgggactaaagagtttctggagattttgtttatttttgtgttttagggttttaaggtttaggtgttcgggagattaacgtgatgcctcgtttggtgttcgggaattagttttcatataattctaaatagaaataattatgcatatatatatatataagattaacttatc
Coding sequences within:
- the LOC123440866 gene encoding chitinase CLP-like; translated protein: MARVLLLALAATLAAQASSKALPVLAPVTKDAATSLYTIPFHDGANLVLDVAGPLVWSTCDGGQRPPPAEITCSSPTCLLANAYPAPGCPAPSCGSDRHDKPCTAYPSNPVTGACAAGSLFRARLVANTTDGNRPVSAVTVGVLAACAPTKLLASLPRGSTGVAGLAGSGLALPAQVASAQKVSHRFLLCLPTGGAGVAILGGGPLPWPQFTQSMAYTPLVAKQGSPAHYVSGTSIRVEDTRVPVPDRALATGGVMLSTRLPYVLLRRDVYRPVVDAFTKALAAQHANGAPAARAVDPVAPFGLCYDAKTLGNNLGGYSVPNVVLALDGGGEWAMTGKNSMVDVKPGTACVAFVEMEAGDGGAPAVILGGAQMEDFVLDFDMEKKRLGFIRLPHFTGCGNLNF